Proteins co-encoded in one Acinetobacter lwoffii genomic window:
- a CDS encoding efflux RND transporter periplasmic adaptor subunit, whose amino-acid sequence MRAARYKILLVIVLLLAVGFALFRWWQGPVVPSYTLSAMPLVQNVVATGRVATVSRAQVGSEISAVVLQRLVQEGDQVKPGDLLVVLKSDELLAQVRQAELALTELASSRRPQAAAELASAKAQLEQASREAARRRNAEAGILSREEVEQAVEAERVARNNYETARVKATALAAGQVEEALLREQLAVAQAQLAKTKIRAAVAGTVLTRDVEPGDLVQPGQTLFTIALTGNTEIRVPLDERNLPQLALQQNATVISDAYPDQSFPARINFIAPSIDPQRGTVEVRLTVNPVPDFLRQDMTVSVNVETAKRARALAIPNDALSSIKGDKAVVFMGRDGKIQRQQITLGLRGLAMSEVKSGLSEGDQVLADGESSLEDGTRVRLKPQLSSLQNSADMANSKNELPVNFD is encoded by the coding sequence TTGCGCGCTGCCCGCTATAAAATTTTGCTCGTTATCGTATTGCTACTGGCAGTAGGGTTTGCTCTATTTCGCTGGTGGCAGGGGCCAGTGGTGCCCAGTTATACGCTGAGTGCCATGCCGCTAGTACAAAATGTTGTTGCGACCGGACGTGTTGCGACAGTATCACGTGCCCAGGTAGGCAGTGAAATTAGTGCTGTGGTTCTGCAACGTCTGGTGCAGGAAGGCGATCAGGTTAAACCGGGTGATCTGCTAGTGGTATTGAAGTCGGATGAATTGCTGGCCCAAGTCAGACAGGCTGAGCTGGCATTGACTGAATTGGCAAGCAGCCGACGGCCACAGGCTGCAGCAGAACTGGCCAGTGCCAAAGCCCAGTTGGAGCAGGCCAGCCGAGAAGCAGCACGTAGACGTAATGCAGAAGCCGGCATCCTGTCGAGGGAAGAAGTCGAACAGGCTGTGGAAGCGGAACGAGTCGCGCGCAATAATTATGAGACAGCCCGGGTAAAAGCAACAGCATTGGCTGCGGGTCAAGTCGAAGAAGCATTGCTTCGGGAACAGCTGGCGGTGGCACAGGCTCAACTGGCCAAAACTAAGATTCGGGCTGCAGTCGCCGGTACAGTGCTGACACGCGATGTCGAACCGGGTGATCTGGTTCAGCCAGGACAGACTTTATTTACCATTGCATTAACGGGGAACACAGAAATCCGGGTACCCCTGGATGAGCGGAATTTACCGCAACTGGCCTTACAGCAAAATGCTACCGTGATTAGCGATGCCTATCCGGATCAGTCTTTCCCGGCCCGGATTAACTTTATTGCACCAAGTATCGACCCACAGCGAGGTACGGTAGAAGTCAGACTTACTGTCAATCCCGTGCCAGATTTTTTGCGTCAGGACATGACGGTATCGGTGAATGTCGAGACGGCCAAACGAGCACGGGCACTGGCGATTCCGAATGATGCTTTAAGCAGTATTAAGGGAGATAAAGCCGTGGTCTTCATGGGACGTGATGGAAAAATACAGCGTCAGCAGATTACTTTAGGCTTGCGTGGCCTGGCCATGTCAGAAGTGAAATCCGGCCTGAGCGAGGGCGATCAGGTGCTGGCAGATGGCGAATCTTCATTGGAGGATGGCACCAGAGTTCGCTTAAAACCACAACTGAGTTCATTACAGAATTCTGCTGATATGGCCAATAGTAAAAATGAATTACCGGTGAACTTCGATTGA
- a CDS encoding M81 family metallopeptidase codes for MKKIIIAGFQHETNTFAPTKASYVDFVQGGGFPPLSRGADVLKFWEQNIPIGGFIQQAEQFGYQLLPVIWAGTSPSAHVEQDTYQRICDEIIASIQQHPADAVYLDLHGAMVSEQVDDGEGELLRRVREAVGPDIPVIASLDFHANVTQAMFAHSDVLICYRTYPHVDMAQTGQRCAQVLDQIFRGKKLHKQMYKLPFLIALNAQCTELEPTQSCMNLLEQLEQNNSVQMNFTPGFPAADFEECGGCIWGYSENVEQLDQAMQRYIAHVLQQETHWNMDFLSPDHAVLQALQLYQQHHSTKPVVIADTQDNPGAGGDSNTTGMLSALHRHQVKNGLIGLIVDPAVVQQAYQLGLGQHFYAQLGGTSGIAGDAPFSAKFKIKAYSDGKFSYGGPMMHGVEADIGPSVLLEIDGIEIAVSSYKAQLLDRNMFRIFGIVPEDKTIVVVKSSVHFRADFQDMAAAILVAKAPGAMKADPNDLPWQKIDPDRRLVPMGKSLAQRDQPLRRTV; via the coding sequence ATGAAGAAAATCATCATTGCGGGCTTTCAACATGAAACCAATACCTTTGCCCCGACCAAAGCAAGCTACGTCGATTTTGTCCAGGGTGGGGGATTTCCGCCGCTCAGCCGCGGCGCAGATGTCCTGAAATTTTGGGAACAGAACATTCCGATTGGCGGTTTTATTCAACAAGCAGAACAATTCGGGTATCAACTTTTACCGGTGATCTGGGCTGGAACTTCACCTTCAGCGCATGTAGAGCAGGACACTTACCAGCGGATCTGTGATGAAATTATTGCAAGCATCCAGCAGCATCCGGCAGATGCGGTGTATCTGGATCTGCATGGTGCTATGGTCAGTGAACAGGTGGATGATGGTGAAGGCGAATTGTTAAGACGGGTTCGTGAAGCAGTTGGGCCGGATATTCCGGTAATTGCCAGTCTGGATTTCCATGCCAATGTCACGCAAGCGATGTTTGCCCATAGTGATGTGCTGATTTGCTATCGGACCTATCCGCATGTAGATATGGCCCAAACCGGACAACGTTGCGCTCAAGTGTTGGATCAAATATTCCGGGGTAAAAAGCTGCATAAGCAAATGTATAAGCTGCCGTTTTTGATTGCGCTGAATGCACAATGTACCGAGCTGGAACCTACCCAATCATGCATGAATTTACTGGAACAGCTAGAGCAAAATAATTCTGTCCAGATGAATTTCACGCCGGGTTTTCCGGCGGCAGATTTTGAGGAATGTGGTGGTTGTATCTGGGGTTATAGTGAAAACGTTGAGCAGTTAGATCAGGCCATGCAACGCTATATCGCCCATGTGCTGCAACAAGAAACGCATTGGAATATGGATTTTTTATCACCCGATCATGCCGTGCTGCAGGCACTTCAACTTTATCAACAGCATCATTCGACCAAACCTGTGGTGATTGCAGATACTCAGGATAATCCGGGAGCCGGTGGTGATTCGAATACGACCGGGATGTTATCGGCGCTACATCGGCATCAGGTTAAAAATGGATTGATTGGCCTCATCGTAGATCCTGCGGTGGTGCAACAAGCATATCAGCTTGGGCTTGGTCAGCATTTTTATGCGCAACTGGGCGGAACATCGGGTATTGCGGGGGATGCTCCATTTAGCGCTAAATTTAAAATCAAAGCCTATAGCGATGGAAAATTCAGCTATGGCGGACCCATGATGCATGGCGTCGAGGCGGATATCGGCCCGAGTGTATTACTGGAAATAGACGGTATTGAAATTGCAGTCAGTTCCTATAAAGCTCAGTTGCTCGATCGTAATATGTTTAGAATTTTTGGTATTGTGCCTGAAGATAAAACGATTGTCGTAGTGAAAAGCTCGGTACATTTTCGTGCAGATTTTCAGGACATGGCTGCTGCCATTTTGGTCGCGAAAGCGCCTGGTGCCATGAAAGCAGACCCGAATGATCTGCCTTGGCAAAAGATTGATCCTGATAGACGACTCGTGCCGATGGGCAAAAGTCTGGCGCAACGTGATCAGCCATTGCGTCGTACGGTCTAA
- a CDS encoding MFS transporter: MDLITSRQQRLDQIYKKVSWRLLPFLLLCYFFAYLDRINIGFAKLQMQQELGFNDAIYGMAAGIFFLGYVLFEVPTNLYFEKVGARKTITRIMILWGLTSMSMLFVTTPQMFYILRFLLGVFEAGFAPGMIFYLTYWYSGARMARVMVIVMLAGPLAGMLGAPLSTQIMSTFHQIYNLSGWQWLFLLEAVLTVLLGCVAYFYLTDHPSQAKWLSQEDKALLVKEISQHQSATGHSNFKAVLKDPWIYFMALAYFTIICGIYAIGFWLPSLLKSGGIQNLQMIGWLVAIPYLCGAIFMIIFARSSDKWQERKWHCVVPTVLAGVSLMLSVISANFLLSFIAICTATAFMFSAYTIFWSIPSKYLSGSAAAGGIALINSIGLLGGFVSPNIMGMAQSMTGSMLAGWFTIAVIMMLGGAFLIYAFRLKKQVVPEQVTRAALIVDK; encoded by the coding sequence ATGGATTTAATAACTTCCCGTCAACAACGGTTAGACCAGATTTACAAGAAAGTAAGCTGGCGGCTACTGCCATTTTTATTGCTGTGTTATTTCTTTGCTTATCTGGACCGGATCAATATCGGATTTGCCAAGTTACAAATGCAGCAGGAGCTGGGCTTTAACGATGCAATTTATGGCATGGCAGCCGGCATATTCTTTTTAGGTTATGTGCTGTTTGAAGTACCAACCAACCTGTATTTTGAAAAAGTCGGCGCCAGAAAAACCATTACCCGTATCATGATTTTGTGGGGCCTGACCTCCATGTCGATGCTGTTTGTCACCACCCCACAAATGTTTTATATCTTGCGCTTTTTGTTGGGTGTATTCGAAGCCGGTTTTGCCCCGGGCATGATTTTCTATCTGACCTATTGGTATTCCGGTGCACGCATGGCACGTGTGATGGTGATTGTTATGCTGGCTGGGCCGCTCGCTGGCATGTTAGGTGCGCCGTTATCGACGCAAATTATGAGTACTTTCCATCAGATTTATAATCTTTCTGGCTGGCAATGGTTATTTTTATTAGAAGCTGTGCTAACCGTGCTATTGGGTTGCGTAGCGTACTTTTATTTGACCGATCATCCTTCACAAGCAAAATGGCTGTCTCAAGAGGACAAAGCCTTATTGGTGAAAGAAATTTCCCAACATCAGTCTGCCACTGGTCATAGTAATTTTAAAGCGGTATTAAAGGATCCCTGGATTTATTTCATGGCCTTGGCCTACTTCACCATTATCTGTGGGATCTATGCGATTGGCTTCTGGCTACCATCTTTACTGAAGTCGGGCGGTATCCAGAATTTGCAGATGATTGGCTGGCTGGTGGCGATTCCATATTTATGCGGCGCAATTTTCATGATCATTTTTGCCCGCAGCTCGGACAAATGGCAGGAACGGAAATGGCATTGTGTAGTGCCTACGGTATTGGCCGGAGTCAGTCTGATGTTGTCGGTGATCAGTGCGAATTTCCTGCTGTCCTTTATTGCGATCTGTACCGCAACGGCCTTTATGTTTAGTGCCTATACCATTTTCTGGTCGATTCCATCGAAATACTTAAGCGGTAGTGCGGCAGCAGGCGGAATTGCCCTGATTAACAGTATTGGATTACTCGGTGGTTTTGTCAGTCCAAATATTATGGGCATGGCACAGTCAATGACCGGTTCCATGCTGGCAGGCTGGTTCACGATTGCTGTGATCATGATGCTCGGTGGCGCTTTCCTGATTTATGCCTTCAGACTGAAAAAGCAAGTTGTTCCCGAGCAAGTAACACGCGCTGCCTTAATTGTCGATAAATAA
- a CDS encoding LysR family transcriptional regulator produces MDRNLQFLAPLNGINEKRLRYFYTVMMFGSMCKAADILNIEQSAMSRQIQLFESELKINLFKRKGRHIIPTEAAYLVLEYFKENKNRENELFDSLFQLQSSQLGKVNIVSSESYMQHMIYDVLRHVHYKYPNLEIQLELMSAQHVVRHIVDSLAHIGLAYNPPFHTDISTIAHKTEPFILAVPAGPPLAKLKHRICLSEISDYKFALIPVGHGFRQLLDSEMVRLQVNLNIGLTTTSIYALKNYVVAGHGISAMRYADIADAVKEGQAVALTIDSELCNTAQTQLMVRKNTHLSESKHLLIERIRSSFDLLF; encoded by the coding sequence ATGGACAGAAACTTGCAATTCCTTGCGCCACTGAACGGAATCAATGAAAAGCGTTTGCGTTATTTCTATACGGTGATGATGTTTGGCTCGATGTGCAAAGCGGCAGATATCCTGAATATTGAACAGTCCGCCATGAGCCGACAAATTCAACTCTTTGAATCAGAATTAAAAATAAACCTGTTCAAACGTAAGGGTCGGCATATTATTCCGACTGAAGCCGCCTATCTGGTACTTGAGTATTTCAAGGAAAATAAAAATCGTGAAAATGAATTATTTGATAGTTTATTTCAGCTGCAATCTTCTCAACTCGGCAAAGTGAACATTGTTTCAAGTGAAAGTTATATGCAACACATGATTTATGATGTACTTCGACATGTGCATTATAAATATCCAAATCTTGAAATCCAGTTAGAATTAATGAGTGCCCAGCATGTGGTACGACATATTGTGGACAGCCTGGCGCATATTGGACTGGCGTATAATCCTCCATTTCATACAGACATCAGCACCATTGCCCATAAAACAGAACCTTTTATTCTGGCTGTTCCTGCCGGTCCTCCTCTTGCCAAGCTCAAGCATCGCATTTGTCTTTCCGAAATTTCAGACTATAAATTTGCCTTAATACCCGTAGGGCATGGTTTCCGTCAGCTACTCGACAGTGAAATGGTGCGCTTACAAGTGAACCTGAATATTGGTCTGACCACCACTTCTATTTATGCCTTAAAAAATTATGTGGTGGCTGGACATGGGATTTCCGCCATGCGCTATGCAGATATCGCAGATGCGGTTAAAGAAGGTCAGGCCGTTGCCTTAACTATTGATTCCGAGCTGTGCAACACGGCTCAGACCCAATTGATGGTCCGCAAAAATACCCATTTGTCAGAGTCGAAACATTTATTAATTGAGCGTATTCGTTCTAGTTTTGATTTGCTCTTTTAA